A window of the Mycobacteriales bacterium genome harbors these coding sequences:
- a CDS encoding oligosaccharide flippase family protein codes for MTVDAPPAAHQGWADESRARRRLLGGGAWAAADFAFSMLLGLPLTVVLVRVLPHHVYGSIATAMSVTVLLSSLVAVGLADSVARAIARDDPEARPGGTDATGPEVVATAWRMSALAAVVGGLLALVVALALSGSRDSGASSLVLIAIPMVMIYPLHSVLIGLVRVSFRPALSFVASATTSVLVLGATVVVLVAGVRAGAPVVAVRVVASLLGVAVLGVGMHRTRPRGGLPSRATAGAMLRIGGAVVLVSMAAAAISQLDVVAVGVFRGEVAAGFYAPLSRLLDVVTGAFVALGTYALVALSTAGAKSTEALARQYHWCTRWTVVALGPILAVLVVAPAPVLHLLYGAEPGSASVVVRIIAAAACIHVGLGYNGLGLVALGESRLVLLQGGVALLVSVVACLVLVPLFGIDGAAEATALALVASNLVCSVSLWQRHRVAPLDRAAGTTIAGFLVALTACLVVEGLAGSNWAVDATTFVVVGALTFGIATHEGDGWRRQDWSALLRGGDARRHADALPSARSDNVAG; via the coding sequence ATGACCGTGGACGCTCCGCCGGCGGCCCACCAGGGCTGGGCAGACGAGTCCCGGGCGCGGCGGCGTCTGCTCGGCGGCGGAGCGTGGGCAGCCGCCGACTTCGCCTTCTCGATGCTGCTCGGCCTGCCGCTCACGGTCGTTCTCGTGCGGGTGCTGCCGCATCACGTCTACGGCTCGATCGCGACCGCGATGTCCGTGACGGTGTTGCTCAGCAGCCTAGTCGCCGTCGGCCTCGCGGACTCGGTCGCGCGGGCGATCGCACGAGACGATCCGGAAGCCCGGCCCGGCGGCACCGATGCCACCGGCCCGGAAGTCGTCGCGACCGCCTGGCGCATGTCGGCACTCGCCGCGGTCGTCGGTGGGCTGCTCGCGCTGGTCGTCGCACTCGCACTCAGCGGTTCGCGGGACTCGGGCGCTTCAAGCCTGGTGCTGATCGCGATCCCGATGGTGATGATCTATCCGCTGCACAGCGTCTTGATCGGCCTGGTCCGGGTCTCGTTCCGACCGGCGCTGTCCTTTGTCGCCTCCGCGACGACTTCAGTGCTCGTGCTCGGTGCGACGGTGGTCGTGCTGGTGGCCGGGGTTCGCGCCGGGGCACCGGTCGTGGCGGTTCGCGTCGTCGCGTCCCTGCTCGGTGTCGCCGTACTCGGTGTGGGGATGCACCGAACCCGGCCGCGTGGCGGCCTGCCGTCGCGAGCGACGGCCGGCGCGATGCTGCGGATCGGTGGTGCGGTGGTGCTCGTGTCGATGGCGGCGGCCGCGATCTCCCAGCTCGACGTCGTAGCGGTAGGTGTGTTCCGCGGAGAGGTCGCCGCAGGCTTCTACGCCCCGCTGTCGCGGCTGCTCGACGTGGTCACCGGCGCGTTCGTCGCGCTCGGGACGTACGCGCTGGTCGCCCTCAGCACTGCCGGTGCCAAGTCCACCGAAGCGCTGGCCCGGCAATACCACTGGTGCACCCGCTGGACCGTGGTGGCACTAGGCCCGATTCTCGCCGTCCTGGTGGTCGCCCCCGCGCCGGTGCTCCACCTGCTCTACGGTGCCGAACCCGGAAGTGCCAGTGTCGTGGTCCGGATCATCGCTGCTGCCGCGTGCATCCATGTCGGGCTCGGATACAACGGCCTTGGCCTGGTCGCGCTCGGTGAGAGCCGGCTGGTGTTGCTCCAGGGCGGAGTGGCGCTGCTGGTGAGCGTTGTCGCCTGCCTCGTGCTGGTGCCGTTGTTCGGCATCGACGGAGCCGCGGAGGCGACCGCGCTCGCGCTGGTCGCCAGCAACCTGGTGTGTTCGGTTTCGCTGTGGCAGCGACATCGGGTTGCGCCACTCGACCGCGCGGCCGGCACGACGATCGCCGGCTTCCTGGTTGCGCTGACCGCCTGTCTCGTCGTGGAAGGGCTGGCCGGCAGCAACTGGGCCGTCGACGCGACGACATTTGTCGTGGTCGGTGCGTTGACGTTCGGGATCGCGACGCACGAAGGTGACGGCTGGCGTCGACAGGATTGGAGCGCGCTGTTGCGGGGAGGCGATGCGCGCCGACACGCGGATGCGCTGCCCTCGGCGCGGTCCGACAACGTGGCAGGGTAG
- a CDS encoding FdtA/QdtA family cupin domain-containing protein, whose product MLDRSRGVVVAPTTNDCLVLNLPRIQDPRGNLTFIESGRHLPFDIVRVFYLYDVPGGESRAGHANKTLQQVIIAASGSFDVVVDDGRNQERFHLNRSYTGLYIPGMIWRDIDNFSSGSVCLVLCSDFYDEDDYHRDYDEWRAIALSVQ is encoded by the coding sequence GTGCTGGACCGGAGCCGGGGAGTCGTGGTGGCACCGACGACGAATGACTGTCTGGTCCTCAACCTGCCCCGGATCCAGGATCCGCGCGGCAACCTCACCTTCATCGAGTCCGGTCGCCATCTCCCGTTCGACATCGTCCGGGTCTTCTACCTGTACGACGTACCAGGAGGGGAGTCCCGAGCCGGTCACGCCAACAAGACGCTGCAGCAGGTCATCATCGCGGCGTCCGGCAGCTTCGACGTCGTCGTCGACGACGGACGCAACCAGGAGCGGTTCCATCTCAACCGGTCCTACACGGGGCTCTACATTCCGGGCATGATCTGGCGCGACATCGACAACTTCTCGTCCGGCTCCGTGTGCCTGGTCCTGTGCTCCGACTTCTACGACGAGGACGACTACCACCGCGACTACGACGAGTGGCGCGCGATCGCGCTGTCCGTGCAGTGA